A section of the Cryomorphaceae bacterium genome encodes:
- a CDS encoding T9SS C-terminal target domain-containing protein, with translation IYDINGQLIQNEGFGHVGDSVSRLIHFNKNLATGMYMVHIVVDGERFATERLIVM, from the coding sequence GATTTACGACATCAACGGACAGTTGATCCAGAATGAAGGATTTGGCCACGTGGGCGACAGCGTAAGCCGACTGATTCACTTCAACAAGAACCTCGCTACAGGAATGTACATGGTTCACATCGTTGTGGATGGCGAGCGCTTTGCTACCGAGCGACTGATTGTGATGTAA